The Rhodocytophaga rosea genome has a segment encoding these proteins:
- a CDS encoding bifunctional GNAT family N-acetyltransferase/carbon-nitrogen hydrolase family protein, whose amino-acid sequence METTKIITPEYTIKLRNLEISDYPDIKEAAELAYSGMGGVWQPKHIAKLLEIFPEGQLCIELNGKVIACALSLIVDYSRFRDTHTYVQITGNYEFTTHNADGDVLYGIDVFIHPSFRGMRLGRRLYNARKELCENLNLRSIIAGGRIPGFITYADKLTPKEYIEKVKLREIYDPILSFQIANDFHVKKILTNYLPYDSDSKAFATLLEWNNIYYEENKKQVGDKKSVVRIGIAQWQMRTVEGIEAMIEQIEFFVDAVSGYKSDFILFPELFNAPLMAAFNQYTESAAIRMLAGYTEQLRNKFCEFAVNYNVNIITGSMPLYEDGKLYNVAFLCRRNGTWDSQYKLHITPNESYHWGVVGGDTLKIFETDCGKIGILICYDVEFPELPRLLAAQGMDLLFVPFLTDTQNGYNRVRLCAHARAVENECYVAIAGSVGNLPRVNNMDIQYAQSAVFSPSDFPFPTNAIVSEATPNAEMMLISDVNLDLLKELHINGSVKNLKDRRTDLYSLTWRGKS is encoded by the coding sequence ATGGAAACCACCAAAATTATTACCCCTGAGTATACCATCAAATTAAGAAATCTTGAAATTTCAGATTATCCAGATATAAAAGAGGCCGCCGAGCTGGCCTATTCCGGAATGGGTGGTGTATGGCAGCCAAAACATATTGCCAAACTGCTCGAAATTTTTCCGGAAGGACAATTATGCATTGAACTGAATGGAAAAGTAATCGCTTGTGCCTTGTCATTGATTGTTGACTATTCCAGATTTAGAGACACCCACACCTACGTACAGATTACCGGAAATTATGAATTTACTACCCATAATGCTGATGGAGATGTATTATATGGCATTGATGTATTTATTCATCCCAGTTTCCGGGGTATGCGCTTAGGTAGAAGGCTGTATAATGCCAGAAAAGAATTATGCGAGAATCTGAATTTACGATCTATTATTGCCGGTGGCCGCATACCTGGCTTTATAACCTATGCCGATAAACTGACTCCCAAAGAGTATATAGAAAAGGTAAAACTGCGGGAAATATACGATCCTATTCTCAGCTTTCAGATTGCCAATGACTTCCATGTAAAGAAGATCCTGACTAATTACCTGCCTTACGATTCTGACTCTAAAGCTTTTGCCACCTTGCTGGAATGGAATAATATTTATTATGAAGAAAATAAAAAGCAGGTTGGTGACAAAAAATCAGTGGTCAGAATTGGTATTGCCCAGTGGCAGATGCGTACGGTGGAGGGAATAGAGGCCATGATCGAGCAGATAGAGTTCTTTGTAGATGCCGTAAGTGGATACAAATCGGATTTTATCTTGTTCCCTGAGTTATTTAATGCTCCATTGATGGCTGCATTTAATCAGTATACCGAATCGGCCGCCATCCGGATGCTGGCAGGCTATACTGAGCAGTTACGAAATAAGTTCTGCGAGTTTGCGGTCAATTATAATGTGAATATAATTACCGGAAGTATGCCTTTGTATGAGGATGGGAAATTATACAATGTAGCCTTTTTATGCCGCCGCAATGGAACCTGGGATAGTCAGTATAAATTACATATCACGCCGAATGAATCTTATCACTGGGGTGTGGTGGGGGGAGATACGCTGAAAATATTTGAAACCGACTGTGGCAAAATCGGTATTCTGATCTGTTATGATGTAGAATTTCCTGAGCTTCCCCGCTTGCTTGCCGCTCAGGGAATGGATTTGCTTTTTGTTCCGTTTCTGACAGATACACAGAACGGATATAACCGGGTACGCTTGTGCGCGCATGCGAGAGCCGTTGAAAATGAGTGTTATGTGGCCATCGCAGGCAGTGTAGGTAATCTTCCGAGAGTAAATAACATGGATATTCAATATGCACAGTCAGCCGTTTTTTCTCCTTCTGATTTTCCTTTTCCTACCAATGCGATTGTTTCGGAAGCTACCCCTAATGCTGAAATGATGCTAATTTCAGACGTGAACCTGGATCTGTTGAAAGAATTGCATATAAATGGAAGTGTGAAGAACCTGAAAGACAGACGGACGGATTTATACAGCCTGACCTGGCGGGGTAAAAGCTAA
- a CDS encoding cold-shock protein translates to MSKSQEGFNKKEKEKLKQKKKQDKEQKKLERKTNSDKGKNLEQMLAYVDANGNISSTPVDPKEKPLIQTENIQIGVARQTAAPAADVIRKGTVTFFNTSKGYGFIKDHQTQESIFVHVNELINPVKENDKVSFETEMGKKGLNAVRVKLIV, encoded by the coding sequence ATGAGTAAATCACAAGAAGGATTTAATAAGAAAGAAAAAGAAAAGCTAAAGCAAAAAAAGAAACAGGATAAAGAGCAAAAGAAACTAGAACGTAAAACTAATTCTGACAAAGGAAAAAATCTGGAGCAAATGCTGGCCTATGTAGATGCAAATGGCAATATTTCTTCCACCCCTGTAGATCCTAAAGAAAAGCCTCTCATTCAGACAGAAAATATCCAGATTGGTGTGGCCAGACAAACCGCTGCGCCGGCAGCAGATGTAATCAGGAAAGGCACCGTCACTTTCTTTAATACATCGAAAGGATATGGATTCATTAAAGATCACCAGACACAGGAAAGTATTTTTGTGCATGTAAATGAACTGATAAATCCGGTAAAAGAAAATGACAAAGTAAGCTTTGAAACAGAAATGGGTAAAAAAGGACTGAATGCGGTCAGGGTAAAACTGATAGTGTGA